The genomic DNA AACGACCGCGCCCCGTATGCGCCCACGCTGGTGACGAATCTGGGCAACGATGACGACGGGCGCAGCATCAGCGGCGCACACAAGGGGCGCGGACTGGGTGATTGCTGGTCGATGAACGGCTGGGGCTGGGATGGACGCCGGTTCGTTGCCACGGCGGTGTCCACCAGCGGCATGTGCCGGTTGGTGGCCGCAGGCGGTGCGTGGGATCTGCCGACGCTGGTGACCCACGTCAAGGAATAAGAGTACGCGGAGGGTATCGCGCGGCCTGATGCAGTATCTGTAGCGCCGAGCCCCGCTCGGCGGACTCCATCAGGCCGCGCTGCAATGCTCGACGATCAACTGGATCGCGGTGCCGCCGCGATAGTCGTCACAGGCCAGCCGATAGGCCAGGTGTACGTTGCGCGCGGGCGCATTGCCGGTCCAGCCGCCGAACTGGATTGCGTTCACCACACCGCTCACGCCCGGTCGACGCAGTTCCAGCTTCAGGTGGCGCTCCTTCAGCACGCGCCAGTTCGTCACCTCGAAGTGCCCATCGAACAGCGGCTCGGGAAAGCCCTGCCCCCACGGGCCGGCAAGGCGCAGCGCATCAGCGTGCTGATGGTCCAGTTCGTCACTGCCGAGTTCGCCGTCACTGAGCAGTTGCTGTTGCAGCATCACCGGGTCCAGCATCTGTTGTACGGCGGCGCAGAACGCGACATGAAACGCGGCCAGATGCGCATGCGGCATGCTCATGCCCGCCGCCATGGCATGGCCACCGAAACGCTCGATCAGCCCGGGGTGCCGTGCATCCACCAGGGCCAGCGCGTCGCGGATATGCAGGCCGGGGATCGAACGGGCCGATCCGCGCATCGCATCGCTCCCGGGCTCGGCCGGTGCGAACGCCACGACCGGCCGATGCAGACGATCCTTCATCTTCGACGCCACCAATCCCACCACGCCCGGGTGCCAGTCCGCATCGAACAGCACCGCCGCGATCGGCCGCTGGCCGTCATCATCCAGCACGACCTTGGCGACGGCTTTTTCGGCATCGTCGGTCATGGTCTGCTGCACGGCACGTCGTTCGGTGTTGATCTGTTCCAGTGTCTGCGCGATCTCGCGCGCCTGTCGCGGCTCGTCCGTCAGCAGCAACGCGATGCCGAGCGCCATGTCCTCCAGGCGACCGGCGGCGTTGAGCCGTGGCCCCAAGGCAAAGCCGATGTCCGTCGCGGTGAGCCGTGCGGCATCGCGACCGCTGGCTTCAATCAGGGCTTTTAGGCCGACGCAGCCCTGCCCCGCACGCAGCCGGCGCAGGCCGGCGCTGACCAGCGCACGGTTGTTGGCGTCCAGCGCGACCAGATCGGCGACGGTACCCACCGCGACCAGGTCCAGCAGGACGGCAAGGTCCGGCCCCTTGCCATCGGCGAACACCTTCATTTCGCGCAGATGGCGGCGCAGCGCCAGCAGCACGTAGAAAATCACGCCCACGCCCGCAAGCGACTTGCTGGGGAAGGCATCGTCCTGCAGGTTGGGGTCCACGATCACATCGGCAGGCGGCAACTGCGGCCCTGGCAGATGGTGGTCGGTGACCAGTACCTGCCAGCCCTTCGCCTTGGCCGCCGCAACGCCGGCATGGCAGGCGATGCCATGGTCGACGGTCACCAGCAGGTCCGGCTGCAGTGCGGCGAGTTCTTCCACCAGCGCGGGCGACAGGCCGTAGCCGTGCACCATGCGATTGGGCACCGCATGGGCCACGTGTCGCGCGCCGAGCATGCGCAGGCCGCGCACGCCGACCGCACAGGCGGTGGCCCCGTCGCAGTCGAAATCGCCGACCACCACGATGCGCTTGTCGTGCGCGATGGCCGCCGTCAGCAACGCGACTGCGCCGTCGATGCCGCCCAGCAGTTCGGGCGCATGCAGGCTGCCCAGCTTGGGCAACGCCAGCTCCGGTGTCGTCGCGCCGCGGCTGGAATACAGCCGTGCCAACAAAGGGAGCGTGCCGTCGGGCCACGATCCCACCTCGGTGTGCTCACGGCGACGGATAAGCAGTGCAGGTTCGGCGGCAGGGGACATCGGCGACGCCGGTTGCAGGAAGACAGCGCATGATACCGCGCTGGCAGCGCCCCGCCGAACGAACGGGCCACAGTTGTGACCTCGGTAGAGCCGACTTCAGTCGGCTCTACCTTGTCGGCCGTCTTTCATGAAGCCGACGGACGTTGTCCCGTCAGCCGTTCTACATGAAGCAGACGAAAGTCATCCCGTCGCCCGTTCTTCATCCAGCCGACGAACGTTCGTCGTGCAGTTGGCGCGGTTTCTTCCAGAAGCTCCAGCGCTGCGAGCGCATGAAGACAAACTGCGTGCCATCTTCGAAATCCAGTACCAGTTGGCGCAGTTCACCGCGCTGCAGGGCAGCCAGCAACGGGGTGATCGCATCGCGACCCAACTGCTCCAGCGAGCGCAGCTGGCGCAGGTCCACCAGCGCATCCACGGTCTGTTCGCCATCGATCTGCACGCCCGCGGCCTGCGCCAGCGCGCGCAGCAGGGCATCGCGGCTGCGCACCTGGGCATGCGGCGTAGTCACCGTGGCGGGGAGGGCGCCCGCTCCCCAGAACCACAGCGAATTGATCGGAGAACTGCCGGCAGCGATGCGCTCGGCGTTCCACGGGTGAGTGTGCAGCACGACCTGCGTTTCCGTCAGCAGGGCACGCCAACGGCGTCCCTCCCCGCCAGATGGCAGATGCGAGAACAGATCATCCCCCAGCACGACCTCCGGGCTGGCGAAGCGCGGCAGCGGCATGTCGGCGGGCACCTGCAGATACCACCGCGATGCAACGGGTGCGTCCAGTACCAGGCCATGATCGGCGAACAGTGGCTGCAGGGCAGGCAGCAGCGCCACCACATCATCGTGGCCGGGCCGCAGCGTGTCGCCATGGCCCATCATGCGGGCGCCGTGCATGTCCGGCACCACATGGGCCGGATCGGCGCGCAGCCAGAGGTGTCCTTGCGCATCCCCGGCATCGAGTTGCCGCGTCAGGGCGGCGGCGGGCATCTCGCCCGCCGGCGTCACGGTGAAGTGGCGCTGCAGTTGCGCCGCCTCCCCTGGCTCGCGAACGTGGTGCTGGGCACGGCCCAGCGCACGTGCGACGTCATCGGGCAACGCTGCCGCGGGAAACCGGCTCCGCGCTGGCAGCAGCAGCGTTGCGTTGGCCACCGATCAGCCTTCGTAGCTGACGCTGACGATTTCGTACTCGCGCTGGCCAGCAGGCGCATCGATGGTGATGCTGTCGCCCTCCAGCTTGCCGATCATCGCGCGCGCGACAGGCGAGGAGATGGCGATCAGGCCCAGCTTGATGTCCGCTTCGAGGTCACCGACGATCTGGTACTTCTTCTCTTCGTCGGTTTCCACGTCGGCCAGCGTCACCGATGCGCCGAACACCACCTTCGAGCCCGCGTTGAGCTTGGACACGTCGATGATCTCGGCATGGGAAAGCTCACCTTCAAGCTGCTTGATGCGGCCTTCGATGAAGCCCTGCTCCTCGCGCGCGGCGTGGTACTCGGCGTTCTCCTTCAAGTCGCCGTGTTCACGTGCTTCGGCGATCGCCGCGATGACCTTCGGGCGCTTGACCGACTTCAGGTGGTCCAGCTCGTCGCGCAGACGCTGCGCGCCCTTCATCGTGATGGGAGCTCTCATGCGTTCAGTTCCTTGTGCAGTTCCTGCAGCGACCAGACCGGGCCGGTACCGCGGAATTCCAGCGAATGCACCAGTGCCTTGGCACCGGCGATGGTGGTCGAATAGGTCACGCGATGCTGCAGCGCTTCACGACGGATCGAGAACGAGTCATTGATCGCCGCGCGGCCTTCGGTGGTGTTGACGATGTAGACGATCTCGCCGTTCTTGATCCGGTCCACGATGTGCGGACGACCCTCCACGACTTTGTTGACGATCTCGCATTCCATGCCGTGCTGCTGCAGCCATGCAGCGGTGCCGCGGGTGGCGACCAGGGTGTAGCCCTTGGACAGCAGCGCCTCGGCGACCGGCAGCACGCGCTGCTTGTCCGGGTCACGCACCGACACGAAGGCCTTGCCCACCGGCGGCGCCTTGATGCCACCAGCTTCCTGGGCACGCGCGAACGCGGCACTGAAGCTGCGGCCCACGCCCATCACTTCGCCGGTCGAACGCATCTCCGGCCCGAGGATCGGATCGACGCCCTGGAACTTGGCGAACGGGAAGATCGCCTCTTTCACCGAGTAGTAATCCGGCACGATTTCCTTGGTCGCACCCTGCTCTGCCAGCGTCTTGCCGGCCATGCAGCGGGCGGCGATCTTGGCCAGCGCCATGCCGGTCGCCTTGGACACGAACGGCACGGTGCGTGAAGCGCGCGGATTCACTTCCAGCAGGTAGACGATGTCTTCGCCGTTCTCACCGGCCTGGATGGCGAACTGGGTGTTCATCAGCCCGACCACGTTCAGCGCCTTTGCCAGCTCGACGACCTGGCGACGCAGCTCGGCCTGGGTTTCGGCGGACAGCGAATACGGCGGCAGCGAGCAGGATGAATCGCCCGAATGCACGCCGGCTTCTTCGATGTGCTCCATCAGGCCACCGATGAGCACGTTGCCCTGGTTGTCGGCGATGATGTCCACGTCCACTTCCACGGCATTGTCGAGGAAGCGGTCCAGCAGCACCGGCGAATCATTGGACACCTTGACGGCGTCGCGCACGTAGCGGGCCAGGTCGGACTCGCCGTAGACGATTTCCATCGCGCGGCCGCCCAGCACGTAACTCGGGCGCACCACCAGCGGGTAACCGATCTCGCGCGCCAGCAGCAGCGCTTCCTGGTCGTTGCGGGCGATGCGGTTCGGCGGCTGCTTCAGGCCCAGCTTGTCGACCAGCTGCTGGAAACGCTCGCGGTCTTCGGCCAGGTCGATGGAGTCCGGCGAGGTGCCGATCACCGGCACGCCGTTGGCTTCCAGCGCACGCGCCAGCTTCAGCGGCGTCTGCCCACCGTACTGCACGATCACGCCCTTCGGCTGCTCCAGCTCGACGATCTCCAGCACGTCTTCCAGCGTCAGCGGCTCGAAGTACAGGCGGTCGGAGGTGTCGTAGTCGGTCGAAACCGTTTCCGGGTTGCAGTTGACCATGATGGTTTCATAGCCATCTTCGCGCAGCGCCAGTGCGGCGTGCACGCAGCAGTAGTCGAACTCGATGCCCTGGCCGATGCGGTTCGGACCACCGCCCAGGATCATGATCTTGTCGCGGTTGGTCGGTGCGGCCTCGCATTCGTCCTCGTAGGTCGAATACAGATACGCCGTGCCGGTGGCGAATTCGCCCGCGCAGGAGTCAACCCGCTTGTACACCGGGCGCACCTTGTGCGCACGGCGCAAGGCGCGCACGGCGGCTTCATTGGTGCCGGTCAGCTGGGCCAGGCGCGCATCGGAGAAGCCGGTACGCTTGAGCTTGCGCAGGCGCGCAGCATCCAGCCCGTCGATGCCGCTGGCGGCGACTTCGCCCTCAGCGGTGATGATCTCTTCGATCTGGTCCAGGAACCACGGATCGATGAAGGACAGCGCATGGATGTCTTCCACGCTCAGGCCGGCGCGGAACGCATCGGCCACGTAGAACAGGCGCTCCGGGCCCGGCGCCTTGAGCTCGCGGCGCATGGTCTGCAGATCGTCTTCGTTGCTCAGGTCCAGCTCGGTCGGGTCGAAGCCCACCTTGCCGGTTTCCAGGCCACGCAGCGCTTTCTGCATCGATTCCTGGAAGGTGCGACCCATCGCCATCACCTCGCCCACCGACTTCATCTGGGTGGTCAAGCGGGCATCGGCGGCCGGGAACTTCTCGAAGGCGAAGCGCGGAATCTTGGTCACCACGTAATCGATGGACGGCTCGAACGACGCCGGGGTCAGGCCGCCGGTGATTTCGTTCTTCAGTTCGTCCAGCGTGTAGCCGACGGCCAGCTTGGCGGCGACCTTGGCGATCGGGAAGCCGGTGGCCTTGGACGCCAGTGCGGACGACCGCGACACGCGCGGGTTCATCTCGATCACCACCACGCGGCCGGTTTCCGGGTTGATGCCGAACTGCACGTTGGAGCCGCCGGTGTCCACGCCGATCTTGCGCAGCACGGCGATGGAGGCATCGCGCAGGCGCTGGTATTCCTTGTCGGTCAGGGTCTGCGCCGGGGCCACGGTGATCGAGTCGCCGGTGTGCACGCCCATCGGGTCCAGGTTCTCGATGGAGCAGACGATGATGCAGTTGTCCGCGGTATCGCGGACCACTTCCATCTCGAACTCCTTCCAGCCGAGCACCGACTCTTCCACCAGCACTTCGGTGGTCGGCGACAGTTCCAGGCCCCGGGTGACGATGTCGATCAGCTCTTCGCGGTTGTACGCGATGCCGCCGCCGCTGCCGCCCAGGGTGAAGCTGGGACGGATGATGGTCGGATAGCCCACGCGCGTCTGGATATCCAGCGCTTCTTCCAGCGTGTGCGCGACGGCCGCCGACGGGCATTCCAGGCCGATTTCGCCCATCGCCACGCGGAACAGCTCGCGGTCTTCGGCCATGCGGATCGCTTCGCGCTTGGCACCGATCAGCTCGACGTTGTACTTCTCCAGCACGCCATTGTCCGCCAGGTCCAGCGCGCAGTTCAGCGCGGTCTGGCCGCCCATGGTCGGCAGCAGGGCGTCGGGCTTCTCCTTGGCGATGATCTTCTCGACCGTCTGCCAGTTGATCGGCTCGATGTAGACGGCATCCGCCATCTCCGGGTCGGTCATGATCGTGGCCGGGTTGCTGTTGACCAGCACCACGCGGTAGCCCTCGTCGCGCAGCGCCTTGCAGGCCTGCGCGCCAGAGTAGTCGAACTCACAGGCCTGGCCGATGACGATCGGGCCAGCACCGATGATGAGGATGGTTTTCAGGTCAGTGCGCTTTGCCATTTTCTTCTCTAGGTCGGTACAGCGTGACAAGGGGGAGTGATCGCACGCTGACGATCAGGACATCTGTTCCGGGTCGAAATCGATGCGGCATTCGCGCTTCAGCGCGCCGGACATCGCTTCGCCGATGTTCTCCGGCATCCCGCCGTCGGCACTGATTCCTTCGATGAAACGTTGAAATGCAGGCGTGCCCATGAACCGGGCGATTTCCACCTTGTTCGCTTCGCTTACCTGCGGTGCTTCGGCGTTCGCACCCTGTTGCGCCGCGGCGCTGGCCTGGAAGGTGCGACCCATGTCCTTGCCGGCAGGCGTGGCCAGGAACTGCGTGAACTCAACGACCAGTGCCGCGCCGTCGTCACCCAGGTTGCCGGCGATCTGCTGCTGGAAATGCGCATCCAGCAGCTTGCCGATCTGTGTGGCGGCGCAGTCGCGTCCGCTGTCGTCGAGCGCCTGCAACGTGGGCGACACACTGAACAGCACGTCCGCGCTGTTCCGGCCCAGGCCTTCCATGCCGAGCTGATGCATGATGACCGCCACCTCGGCCGGGGTGGCCGGCTGTGCGCTGGCGGCGCCGGCCAGCAACAGCCCGGCCAGCAGTGCAGGAACGCGCATCAGGCGCGGGCTCCCGCCATCAGGGTCACGAAACGATCGAACAGCGGGCCGACATCGGTCGGGCCGGGCGACGCTTCGGGATGGCCCTGGAACGAGAACGCCGGCACGTCGGTGCGCGCGATGCCTTGGTTGGTACCGTCGAACAGCGACCGGTGGGTGACCCGCAACGTGGCCGGCAGGGTCGCCTCATCCACCGCGAAACCGTGGTTCTGCGAGGTGATCATCACCCGGCCCGTGTCCAGATCCTGCACCGGGTGGTTGGCACCGTGGTGGCCAAGGCCCATCTTCATCGTGCTGGCACCAGAGGCCAGCGCGAGCAGCTGGTGGCCCAGGCAGATGCCGAAGGTCGGCACCTTGGCGTCCAGTACGGTCTTGATCGCCGCAATCGCGTAGTCGCACGGTTCCGGATCACCCGGGCCGTTGGACAGGAACACGCCGTCGGGCTTCATCGCCAGCACATCGGCCGCCGGCGTCTGTGCAGGCACCACGGTGACCTCGCAGCCGCGCTCGGCCAGCATGCGCAGGATATTGGTCTTCACGCCGTAGTCGTAGGCCACGACCTTGTACTGCGACGGCACGCTGACGAACGTGTTGGCGTCCAGGTCCAGCTGGCCTTCGGTCCACGTATAGGTCGTTTCGGTCGACACGACCTTGGCCAGGTCCATGCCCTTCAAACCGGGGAAGCTGCGCGCCGCCTCCAGTGCCTTTTCCACGCTGAGGCCTTCACCAGCCATCAGCGCGCCGTTCTGCGCACCCTTCTCGCGCAGGATGCGGGTCAGCTTGCGGGTGTCGATGCCGGAGATGGCCACCACGCCGCGCTGCAGCAGCCAGTCCTGCAGCGAAACCTGGCTGCGCCAGCTGCTGGGCCGGCGCGGCACATCGCGCACGATCAGGCCGGCGGACCACACCTTGGACGCTTCATTGTCCTGATCGGTCATGCCGGTGTTGCCGATGTGCGGGTAGGTCAGCGTGACCATCTGCCGGGCGTAGGACGGGTCGGTCAGGACTTCCTGATAACCGGTCATGGCGGTGTTGAACACCACTTCGCCAACGGACAGGCCGGGCGCGCCTACGGATTCGCCCTCGAATACGGTGCCGTCTTCGAGGACGAGGATTGCGGCTTGGGTCACGGAAATCTCACTTTGGCTACCGATGGGGTACCGAAGGTCACGCCTGCGCTCACGGTAAAAACCGGTTGCAAAAAAGCGCGGACGTACGGTTCTGGACCGGTCCGGCTATCGTGTTTCGGCGAGTGCGAATTGTAGACGCATGTGGGCGCGCGCGCCAGCGCTGCGTTGCGGAAAGGCGGGCCGGTCGCGCGGGCCCACCGGCATCGCAGGCCCACCGGTAGCGCCGAGCCATGCTCGGCGAGCGCAGCGGGCCGTCCGGCCCGGATCCCCGCCCTCCCGTTCAGCCGTTCAGCAGATCCCGCACGCGATAGCTGCCCGGGGCCTTGCCGGCCAACTGCCCGGCGGCGAACAACGCGCCCCGGGCGAAGATGTCCCGGTTGCTCGCGCGATGCACCAGTTCGATGCGCTCGCCCAGGCCGGTGAACTGCACCAGGTGCTCGCCGATGATGTCGCCGGCACGCAGGCTGGCGTAATGGGGGTGTGCCCCACCCCGCTCCGCTGCGGCGCCCAGTGTCAGCGCGGTCCCCGAGGGGGCATCCAGCTTGCGGATATGGTGGGATTCGACGATATCGCAGTCCCAGCCAGCCACCGCCTGCGCCGCGCGCTCGACCAGCTCATCCAGCACCGCCACGCCGAGGCTGAAATTGGAGGCCCACACCAGCGGGATGGCCTGCCCAGCCTTCGCCAACGTGTCCTGTTGGACGTCGCTGATCCCGGTCGTGCCCGACACCAATCCAGCACCGCGCTGTACGCACAGTGCCAGGATCGCATCGAACCCGGCCGGCAGGCTGAAATCGATGGCCACGTCGAACGGCGGTGCACCCGCCAGTTCGCTGGCGGCGAAGTGCGGGACGCCCTCGATGACACGCTGGGCCGGCGAGCGCCCGGTGAAGGCAGCCACCACCTGCACGTGCTGGGAGTTCTCGGCGGCGAGACGCAACAGGGCCTGGCCCATGCGGCCAGAGGCGCCGTGGATAAGCAAACGTAGCGGAGTCGGATTCATGCACAGAGGCTAGCGGTTGGCCACCTGTTTGCACAGGGGGCTGGAGACCCGATCCGGTCACTGCACGCGCCCTCACGCAGCAGCTTGCTAGTCTGCGCGCCCGCCTCACGATCCTGCGCCCTACCATGAAGATTGAAGAACAGCTGGTGCTGGTCACCGGCGCAGCACGCGGCCTGGGCCAGCACATCGCCCGCGCGTTCGCCGTGCAGGGTGCGCAGGTGATCATCAACTACCACCGCAGCAGCGACGCCGCCCGCGCGCTGGCGCAGGAGCTTGGTGACCAGGGACTGGCCGTACAGGCCGATGTCACCGACCGCCACCAGGTGGACACCCTGATGACGCTGGCACAGGCACATTTCGGCCGCCCGGTGACCACTGTCGTCAACAATGCGCTGGCGAACTTTTCTTTCAACGGCGAAGCACGCGAGAAGGCCGACACCATCAGCTGGAGCAGCTTCCAGACGCAGTTCGACGGCAGCGTCCGCGGCGCGCTGAACACGGTGCAGGCCGCCATTCCGGGCATGCGCAGCCAGCAGTTCGGACGCATCATCAACATCGGGACCAACCTCTTCCAGCTTCCGGTCGTGCCTTATCACGATTACACCGCCGCCAAAGCGGCATTGCTGGCACTCACGCGCACCCTGGCAGGTGACCTGGGGCCCGACGGCATAACGGTGAACATGCTATCCGGCGGACTGCTGCGCATGACCGATGCCAGCGCGGCCACGCCGGAGGCCGTGTTCGATTACATCGCCAGTGCCACCCCGCTGCGCCGCGTCACCACCCCGGCAGAGTTCGCCGATGCGGTGCTGTTCTTCGCGTCACCGTGGTCGCGCGCCGTTACCGGCCAGAACCTGGTGGTGGATGGCGGGTTGGTGCGGAACTGACTGCGGGCAAGTGAGGGGTAGAGGCGACTTCAGTCGGCCGCATCCAGCCGACTGAAGTCGGCTCTACCTGCTGCAAGGAGCAGCCGACTGAAGTCGGCTCTACCGGTCCGAGGGAGGAGCCGCCACGTCACTGGTCAGTGCGCCTTCGGCGGGGTGGGCCCGCAGCTGTCACAACCGCCGCAGGCGCCAGCGCTGCCAGTGGCCGGCGGGGCGATGCGCCGCCCCAGCGACTGACGCCAGCCCTCCGTTCCGGGCCGCAACAGGCGCACGGCAATCGCGCCGCGTGCCTTGCGCACGACGCCCGGGAACTGCTTCTTCAGCACCACCCACGCGCTGACCAGCACGGCCACGGCGATGATCAGGTACTGCAGCAGCAGGCCGGCCTCCATCAGCCGCCCCCCAGCGCCACGGTCACCTGGTAGGTGATGAGCGCCGCGATGTACGCGGCCGCGAACAGATACACCGTCGCGAAGCTCACCTGCTTCCACGAGTTGGTCTCGCGCTTGATGGTGGCCAGCGTGGAAATGCACATCGGCGCGTAGATGAACCACACCAGCAACGACAGACCGGTCGCCAACGACCAGCCATCGCTGACGATCGGCGTCAGTGCCGAGATGGCGGCATCGTCATCCGCCGCGGACAGCGCATAGATGGTCGCCAGCGAAGACACCGCCACTTCGCGCGCGCCCATGCCCGGGATCAACGCGATACAGATCTGCCAGTTGAAACCCAGCGGGGCGAAGATCGCCGTCATCGCGTGGCCCAGCTGGCCGGCGTAGCTGTAATCGATGGCCGGCATGGTCGCGTTCGCCGGCGCACCTGGGAACGACAACAGGAACCACAGCAGGATGGTCAGCGACAGGATGATGCCGCCCACGCGCTTCAGGAAGATCATGCCGCGCTCGTACAGGCCCACCGCCAGGTCACGCGGATGCGGGATCCGGTAGGACGGCAGCTCCAGCATCAGCGGATGCTCGCTCTTGTCGCGGCGCCACTTCTTCATCACCCACGACATCAGCAGCGCGCTGAGGATGCCGGCAATGTACAGGCCGAACAGGACCAGGCCCTGCTGGTTGAAGATGCCGACTTTTTCATCCGGGATGAACGCGCCGATCAGCAAGGCATACACCGGCAGGCGCGCTGAACAGGTCATCAGCGGCGCGACCAGAATGGTCGCCAGGCGGTCGCGCGGGTCCTGGATGCTGCGCGTGGCCATGATCCCGGGCACCGCGCAGGCAAAGCTCGACAGCAGCGGAATGAACGACCGTCCGGACAGGCCGGCCGATGCCATCATGCGATCCAGCAGGAACGCCGCGCGCGGCAGGTAGCCGGATTCTTCCAGCGCCAGGATGAAGGCGAACAGGATCAGGATCTGCGGCAGGAACACCACCACACCGCCCAGGCCGGCAATGATGCCGTCGGTGATCAGGCTGGCCAGCGGGCCTTCCGGCAGCACCGCACCGGCCTGCTCCCCCAGCCAACCGAACAACGCTTCGATGCCGTCCATCAT from Stenotrophomonas sp. 169 includes the following:
- a CDS encoding DUF6587 family protein, producing MEAGLLLQYLIIAVAVLVSAWVVLKKQFPGVVRKARGAIAVRLLRPGTEGWRQSLGRRIAPPATGSAGACGGCDSCGPTPPKAH
- the carB gene encoding carbamoyl-phosphate synthase large subunit, whose product is MAKRTDLKTILIIGAGPIVIGQACEFDYSGAQACKALRDEGYRVVLVNSNPATIMTDPEMADAVYIEPINWQTVEKIIAKEKPDALLPTMGGQTALNCALDLADNGVLEKYNVELIGAKREAIRMAEDRELFRVAMGEIGLECPSAAVAHTLEEALDIQTRVGYPTIIRPSFTLGGSGGGIAYNREELIDIVTRGLELSPTTEVLVEESVLGWKEFEMEVVRDTADNCIIVCSIENLDPMGVHTGDSITVAPAQTLTDKEYQRLRDASIAVLRKIGVDTGGSNVQFGINPETGRVVVIEMNPRVSRSSALASKATGFPIAKVAAKLAVGYTLDELKNEITGGLTPASFEPSIDYVVTKIPRFAFEKFPAADARLTTQMKSVGEVMAMGRTFQESMQKALRGLETGKVGFDPTELDLSNEDDLQTMRRELKAPGPERLFYVADAFRAGLSVEDIHALSFIDPWFLDQIEEIITAEGEVAASGIDGLDAARLRKLKRTGFSDARLAQLTGTNEAAVRALRRAHKVRPVYKRVDSCAGEFATGTAYLYSTYEDECEAAPTNRDKIMILGGGPNRIGQGIEFDYCCVHAALALREDGYETIMVNCNPETVSTDYDTSDRLYFEPLTLEDVLEIVELEQPKGVIVQYGGQTPLKLARALEANGVPVIGTSPDSIDLAEDRERFQQLVDKLGLKQPPNRIARNDQEALLLAREIGYPLVVRPSYVLGGRAMEIVYGESDLARYVRDAVKVSNDSPVLLDRFLDNAVEVDVDIIADNQGNVLIGGLMEHIEEAGVHSGDSSCSLPPYSLSAETQAELRRQVVELAKALNVVGLMNTQFAIQAGENGEDIVYLLEVNPRASRTVPFVSKATGMALAKIAARCMAGKTLAEQGATKEIVPDYYSVKEAIFPFAKFQGVDPILGPEMRSTGEVMGVGRSFSAAFARAQEAGGIKAPPVGKAFVSVRDPDKQRVLPVAEALLSKGYTLVATRGTAAWLQQHGMECEIVNKVVEGRPHIVDRIKNGEIVYIVNTTEGRAAINDSFSIRREALQHRVTYSTTIAGAKALVHSLEFRGTGPVWSLQELHKELNA
- a CDS encoding 3-oxoacyl-ACP reductase → MKIEEQLVLVTGAARGLGQHIARAFAVQGAQVIINYHRSSDAARALAQELGDQGLAVQADVTDRHQVDTLMTLAQAHFGRPVTTVVNNALANFSFNGEAREKADTISWSSFQTQFDGSVRGALNTVQAAIPGMRSQQFGRIINIGTNLFQLPVVPYHDYTAAKAALLALTRTLAGDLGPDGITVNMLSGGLLRMTDASAATPEAVFDYIASATPLRRVTTPAEFADAVLFFASPWSRAVTGQNLVVDGGLVRN
- a CDS encoding phosphoglycerate mutase, whose translation is MLLPARSRFPAAALPDDVARALGRAQHHVREPGEAAQLQRHFTVTPAGEMPAAALTRQLDAGDAQGHLWLRADPAHVVPDMHGARMMGHGDTLRPGHDDVVALLPALQPLFADHGLVLDAPVASRWYLQVPADMPLPRFASPEVVLGDDLFSHLPSGGEGRRWRALLTETQVVLHTHPWNAERIAAGSSPINSLWFWGAGALPATVTTPHAQVRSRDALLRALAQAAGVQIDGEQTVDALVDLRQLRSLEQLGRDAITPLLAALQRGELRQLVLDFEDGTQFVFMRSQRWSFWKKPRQLHDERSSAG
- a CDS encoding dihydrodipicolinate reductase C-terminal domain-containing protein, with amino-acid sequence MNPTPLRLLIHGASGRMGQALLRLAAENSQHVQVVAAFTGRSPAQRVIEGVPHFAASELAGAPPFDVAIDFSLPAGFDAILALCVQRGAGLVSGTTGISDVQQDTLAKAGQAIPLVWASNFSLGVAVLDELVERAAQAVAGWDCDIVESHHIRKLDAPSGTALTLGAAAERGGAHPHYASLRAGDIIGEHLVQFTGLGERIELVHRASNRDIFARGALFAAGQLAGKAPGSYRVRDLLNG
- the greA gene encoding transcription elongation factor GreA — encoded protein: MTMKGAQRLRDELDHLKSVKRPKVIAAIAEAREHGDLKENAEYHAAREEQGFIEGRIKQLEGELSHAEIIDVSKLNAGSKVVFGASVTLADVETDEEKKYQIVGDLEADIKLGLIAISSPVARAMIGKLEGDSITIDAPAGQREYEIVSVSYEG
- the recJ gene encoding single-stranded-DNA-specific exonuclease RecJ — its product is MSPAAEPALLIRRREHTEVGSWPDGTLPLLARLYSSRGATTPELALPKLGSLHAPELLGGIDGAVALLTAAIAHDKRIVVVGDFDCDGATACAVGVRGLRMLGARHVAHAVPNRMVHGYGLSPALVEELAALQPDLLVTVDHGIACHAGVAAAKAKGWQVLVTDHHLPGPQLPPADVIVDPNLQDDAFPSKSLAGVGVIFYVLLALRRHLREMKVFADGKGPDLAVLLDLVAVGTVADLVALDANNRALVSAGLRRLRAGQGCVGLKALIEASGRDAARLTATDIGFALGPRLNAAGRLEDMALGIALLLTDEPRQAREIAQTLEQINTERRAVQQTMTDDAEKAVAKVVLDDDGQRPIAAVLFDADWHPGVVGLVASKMKDRLHRPVVAFAPAEPGSDAMRGSARSIPGLHIRDALALVDARHPGLIERFGGHAMAAGMSMPHAHLAAFHVAFCAAVQQMLDPVMLQQQLLSDGELGSDELDHQHADALRLAGPWGQGFPEPLFDGHFEVTNWRVLKERHLKLELRRPGVSGVVNAIQFGGWTGNAPARNVHLAYRLACDDYRGGTAIQLIVEHCSAA
- the carA gene encoding glutamine-hydrolyzing carbamoyl-phosphate synthase small subunit, whose translation is MTQAAILVLEDGTVFEGESVGAPGLSVGEVVFNTAMTGYQEVLTDPSYARQMVTLTYPHIGNTGMTDQDNEASKVWSAGLIVRDVPRRPSSWRSQVSLQDWLLQRGVVAISGIDTRKLTRILREKGAQNGALMAGEGLSVEKALEAARSFPGLKGMDLAKVVSTETTYTWTEGQLDLDANTFVSVPSQYKVVAYDYGVKTNILRMLAERGCEVTVVPAQTPAADVLAMKPDGVFLSNGPGDPEPCDYAIAAIKTVLDAKVPTFGICLGHQLLALASGASTMKMGLGHHGANHPVQDLDTGRVMITSQNHGFAVDEATLPATLRVTHRSLFDGTNQGIARTDVPAFSFQGHPEASPGPTDVGPLFDRFVTLMAGARA